A portion of the Pseudarthrobacter defluvii genome contains these proteins:
- a CDS encoding alpha/beta hydrolase: MTARPLSARHRSLAVAVRAAGAMALAMVLASCSLLNGGDKNPPEAATAKADPSIVASAPAGLEKFYSQEVVWQPCEGEFQCAKVTVPMDYANPGGDTIQLAALRAPSTGKKTGSLLVNPGGPGASGYDFVKDAAATHFSAGVRNAYDLVGFDPRGVKRSAPVTCMTDAERDAARAKIYALETDAGLKTALADNKAIADQCAAQTGPVLGHIDTVSAAKDLDVLRAVVNDSKLNYLGYSYGTFLGSTYASLFPDNVGRMVLDGALDPSISNEDLTSGQARAFEKALHSYVASCQKQGKCPLSGDVDSGVQQIRDLINAVQQTPRTAKDGRLVNATMFVSGLITPLYNDQSWPALTQALEAAMSGDVSLMLRLADLGADRGSDGKYTSNSTFAFNAINCLDYPMVSDAAGMRAEEKRLEQDSPTLGYFFAYGGTTCADWPYKNVRTPAPVEYTGDSPIVVIGTTGDPATPVDWAASLRKQLGNASLLTWRGEGHTAYGRANSCLEDSVDNYLVNGKVPADNTVC; this comes from the coding sequence ATGACTGCCCGCCCCCTGTCCGCACGCCACAGGTCCCTGGCGGTCGCCGTCCGCGCCGCGGGAGCAATGGCCCTGGCCATGGTCCTGGCCTCGTGCAGTCTGCTCAACGGCGGCGACAAGAACCCGCCGGAGGCGGCCACGGCCAAAGCCGACCCCTCGATCGTGGCTTCGGCCCCCGCGGGACTGGAAAAGTTTTACTCCCAGGAAGTCGTGTGGCAGCCCTGCGAAGGGGAATTCCAGTGTGCCAAGGTGACGGTGCCCATGGACTATGCCAATCCGGGCGGCGACACTATCCAGCTTGCCGCTTTGCGGGCGCCCAGCACAGGCAAGAAGACCGGCAGCCTCCTGGTCAATCCCGGCGGTCCGGGTGCCTCCGGGTACGACTTCGTCAAGGACGCGGCCGCAACCCACTTCTCAGCCGGTGTACGCAACGCCTATGACCTCGTCGGCTTTGATCCGCGAGGCGTCAAGCGCTCCGCTCCCGTAACCTGCATGACCGACGCGGAACGTGATGCGGCCCGGGCCAAGATCTATGCCCTCGAAACCGACGCCGGACTCAAAACGGCGCTGGCTGACAACAAAGCGATCGCTGACCAGTGTGCGGCGCAAACCGGCCCGGTCCTGGGCCACATCGACACCGTCAGCGCCGCCAAGGACCTGGACGTACTCCGGGCCGTGGTGAACGACTCCAAGCTGAACTACCTTGGCTACTCCTACGGCACCTTCCTGGGCTCCACCTACGCATCGCTCTTCCCTGACAACGTGGGCCGCATGGTCCTCGATGGGGCTTTGGACCCGTCCATCAGCAACGAGGACCTGACCAGCGGCCAGGCCCGGGCCTTCGAAAAAGCACTGCACAGCTACGTCGCCAGTTGCCAGAAGCAGGGCAAGTGCCCCTTGAGCGGTGATGTCGACTCCGGAGTGCAGCAGATCCGGGACCTGATCAACGCCGTGCAGCAGACGCCCCGCACTGCCAAGGACGGGCGCTTGGTCAACGCCACCATGTTCGTCAGCGGCCTGATCACCCCGCTCTACAACGACCAAAGCTGGCCGGCCCTCACGCAGGCGCTGGAGGCGGCGATGTCCGGAGACGTCAGCCTCATGCTCCGGCTGGCCGATCTGGGCGCCGACCGCGGCTCCGACGGGAAATACACCTCCAATTCAACGTTCGCCTTCAACGCGATCAACTGCCTGGACTACCCCATGGTTTCGGACGCTGCAGGTATGCGGGCCGAAGAGAAGCGGCTGGAACAGGACTCGCCCACCCTTGGCTACTTCTTTGCCTACGGCGGCACCACCTGCGCAGACTGGCCCTACAAGAACGTCCGCACCCCGGCGCCGGTCGAATACACCGGGGACTCTCCGATCGTGGTCATCGGTACCACGGGTGACCCCGCTACCCCCGTTGACTGGGCAGCCTCACTCCGCAAGCAACTGGGCAACGCCTCCCTGCTGACGTGGAGGGGCGAAGGACACACCGCCTACGGGCGGGCAAACAGCTGCCTCGAGGATTCGGTGGACAACTACCTGGTGAACGGCAAGGTTCCGGCCGACAATACGGTCTGCTGA
- a CDS encoding DNA polymerase III subunit delta', with protein sequence MTVWDDLQGQPAVVEQLRQAASGESLTHAWLFTGPPGSGRSNAAKAFAAALNCDQEDVSLRGCGQCQACHTILGETHSDVTFVRTEKVTITIDEARELVAAAGNRPSSGRWRIIVVEDADRMAERTTNVLLKAIEEPTPRTIWMLCAPSPADVLVTIRSRCRSVALRLPPASDVAALLVRRDGVDPALAEQAARAAQSHVGIARRLARDPAARERRLETVRFPLGLRGVTAAVMMADKLVKIATAEANSSNEERDAAEKAALLATLGAPESGTLPPAMRGQLKQLEDDQKRRAKRSITDSLDRTLTDLLSFYRDVLIIQLGNAVELVNVELRSELEEFAARSTPETTLARMDAINKARERITTTNVAPLLTIESMAASLIQPSKETR encoded by the coding sequence GTGACCGTTTGGGATGACCTCCAGGGCCAGCCCGCCGTCGTCGAACAACTGCGCCAGGCCGCAAGCGGCGAAAGCCTGACGCACGCCTGGCTGTTCACGGGGCCGCCGGGCTCCGGCCGCTCCAACGCCGCCAAGGCCTTCGCCGCCGCACTGAACTGCGACCAGGAGGACGTCAGCCTCCGTGGCTGCGGGCAGTGCCAGGCGTGCCACACGATCCTGGGCGAAACCCATTCGGATGTTACGTTCGTGCGCACCGAAAAGGTCACCATCACCATTGATGAGGCCCGGGAACTGGTGGCGGCGGCAGGCAACCGGCCATCATCAGGGCGCTGGCGGATCATCGTCGTGGAGGACGCCGACCGCATGGCCGAGCGGACCACCAACGTACTGCTCAAGGCCATCGAGGAACCCACGCCGCGGACTATCTGGATGCTTTGCGCGCCGTCCCCCGCCGACGTCCTGGTCACCATCCGCTCCCGCTGCCGGAGTGTAGCTTTACGGCTGCCGCCGGCCTCGGACGTTGCAGCCCTGCTGGTGCGGCGTGACGGCGTGGACCCTGCCCTTGCGGAGCAGGCAGCCCGGGCAGCGCAGAGCCATGTGGGTATTGCCCGCCGGCTGGCCAGGGATCCAGCGGCAAGGGAACGCCGGCTGGAAACGGTCCGTTTTCCGCTCGGCCTCCGCGGCGTCACAGCGGCGGTCATGATGGCGGACAAGCTGGTGAAGATCGCCACCGCCGAGGCCAACAGCTCCAACGAGGAACGGGACGCAGCGGAAAAGGCCGCCCTCCTCGCAACGCTGGGAGCGCCCGAATCGGGCACGCTGCCCCCGGCCATGCGCGGCCAGCTGAAGCAACTCGAGGACGACCAGAAACGGCGGGCCAAGAGATCCATTACGGACTCCCTGGACCGTACGCTCACCGATTTACTGTCCTTCTACCGGGACGTGCTGATCATCCAGCTGGGGAACGCGGTGGAACTGGTCAACGTTGAGCTGAGGAGTGAGCTGGAAGAGTTCGCCGCCCGCAGCACTCCTGAAACCACCCTGGCCCGCATGGATGCCATCAACAAAGCCCGCGAACGCATCACCACCACCAACGTTGCCCCGCTGCTGACCATCGAGTCCATGGCGGCCAGCTTGATCCAGCCCTCCAAGGAGACCCGATGA
- the tmk gene encoding dTMP kinase, with translation MNNQRAGLFIAFEGGDGAGKSTQAARLAAALESQGHTVLRTREPGGTPIGEKLRSLVLDHGNGEIDAHTEALIFAASRAAHAAQVIRPALGRGEIVLTDRYIDSSVAYQGAGRNLGQDNVQSLNQWATSGLQPHLTVLLDVDPRLGRERRTAGQAAEDRLESEADEFHTRIRGAFLDLAAGRPESYLVLPAQLPADDLAARILARVETLLDAPTPAAGHAPVPQLAVPEAATDGGGA, from the coding sequence GTGAACAACCAAAGGGCCGGATTATTCATCGCATTCGAAGGTGGCGATGGCGCCGGCAAGTCCACCCAGGCGGCCCGTCTCGCGGCCGCGTTGGAATCCCAGGGCCATACAGTGCTGCGCACCCGTGAACCCGGCGGAACCCCCATCGGGGAAAAATTGCGCTCGCTGGTGCTGGACCACGGCAATGGCGAGATTGACGCCCACACGGAAGCGCTCATCTTTGCCGCGTCCCGTGCCGCCCACGCCGCCCAGGTCATCCGACCGGCACTTGGCCGCGGCGAGATCGTGCTGACTGACCGCTACATCGACTCCTCGGTCGCCTACCAGGGGGCCGGCCGAAACCTTGGACAGGACAACGTCCAGTCCCTCAACCAGTGGGCCACCTCGGGCCTGCAGCCACACCTCACGGTCCTCCTGGACGTGGACCCCCGGCTTGGCCGCGAGCGCCGGACCGCCGGGCAGGCAGCTGAGGACCGCCTCGAATCCGAGGCTGACGAATTCCATACCCGAATCCGGGGAGCCTTCCTGGACCTCGCCGCGGGCCGCCCCGAGTCCTACCTGGTACTCCCTGCCCAGCTGCCGGCCGACGACCTGGCGGCCCGGATCCTCGCCCGGGTGGAAACCCTGCTTGATGCGCCCACCCCGGCGGCAGGGCACGCTCCCGTGCCGCAACTGGCGGTACCTGAAGCAGCGACGGACGGCGGTGGGGCGTGA
- a CDS encoding trans-sulfuration enzyme family protein, with amino-acid sequence MSLSEHQTASLSPETVVVAAGRPPRERDQPVNPPITLSSTYFGTGPLGDGDRGYGRYSNPTWDPFEEALGQLEGSGLPGLLYASGLAAVSSALSLIPAGGVLVMPNHSYSGSLVMASELAQKGFIELRTVDIADTDAVREALAPTGPSAKAAAMLWLESPTNPMLGIADMSAVAEAAHAAGAIVVADNTFSTPLVQQPLLLGSDVVLHSVTKYLAGHSDVVLGALVTSNPDIRATLLHHRIIHGAIAGPFEAWLALRGLRTLALRVERSQESAMVLAERLAAHPAIESIRFPGLSTDPGHVRAKEQMKGFGSIICIQVAPAAGLSGADAADKLVQALELWLPATSLGGVESLIERRRRHSAEPTSVPENLVRLSVGVENVEDLWADLKQALDTLGG; translated from the coding sequence ATGAGTCTTTCCGAGCACCAGACCGCGTCCTTGTCACCCGAGACCGTGGTGGTGGCAGCGGGTCGGCCGCCGCGGGAAAGGGACCAGCCGGTCAATCCTCCCATCACCCTTTCCTCCACTTACTTCGGTACCGGCCCCCTCGGCGACGGCGACCGGGGGTATGGCCGCTATTCCAACCCCACCTGGGACCCTTTCGAAGAGGCGCTGGGCCAGCTTGAAGGATCCGGGCTTCCCGGCCTGCTGTACGCATCGGGGCTTGCGGCGGTTAGTTCTGCGCTGTCGCTGATTCCCGCAGGGGGCGTGCTGGTCATGCCCAACCACAGCTACTCCGGTTCGCTGGTGATGGCCTCGGAACTGGCCCAAAAAGGCTTCATCGAGCTCCGGACCGTGGACATCGCCGATACCGATGCCGTCAGGGAAGCACTGGCACCCACGGGACCGTCCGCGAAGGCGGCGGCCATGCTGTGGCTCGAAAGCCCCACCAACCCCATGCTCGGAATCGCCGATATGTCCGCGGTCGCAGAGGCCGCCCACGCCGCCGGCGCAATCGTCGTTGCGGACAACACCTTCTCCACCCCCTTGGTCCAGCAGCCCCTGTTGCTGGGATCCGACGTCGTCCTCCACTCGGTGACCAAGTACCTGGCCGGGCACTCCGACGTCGTCCTCGGCGCGCTGGTCACCTCCAATCCCGACATCCGCGCCACGCTCCTCCACCACCGCATCATCCACGGCGCCATCGCCGGTCCCTTTGAAGCATGGCTGGCGTTGCGCGGCCTGCGGACCCTTGCGCTGCGCGTAGAGCGGTCCCAGGAGTCAGCCATGGTCCTGGCGGAACGCCTTGCCGCGCACCCCGCCATCGAATCGATCCGGTTCCCCGGCCTCAGCACCGACCCCGGGCACGTCCGCGCCAAGGAGCAGATGAAGGGATTCGGCTCCATCATCTGCATCCAGGTGGCGCCTGCCGCAGGCCTTAGCGGTGCTGATGCCGCCGACAAACTGGTGCAGGCCCTGGAACTCTGGCTGCCGGCGACGTCCCTTGGCGGGGTGGAGTCCCTCATCGAGCGCCGGCGCCGGCACTCGGCCGAACCCACCAGCGTGCCGGAGAACCTGGTGCGCCTGAGCGTCGGGGTGGAAAACGTTGAGGACCTGTGGGCTGACCTTAAGCAGGCGCTGGACACTCTTGGCGGCTAG
- a CDS encoding DUF2516 family protein: MDGRIIIAYVEQAVFFILGLVALGLELWAFVDCLRHRPNAFEATGKRTKTFWLALTGGATAVGLISLLGAGGGIFSTLGLFGLAAVVAASVYLADVRPAVKDAGRGGSRNMGPYGPW; the protein is encoded by the coding sequence GTGGACGGTCGAATAATCATTGCGTACGTGGAGCAGGCAGTGTTCTTCATCCTTGGCCTGGTGGCCTTGGGGCTTGAACTGTGGGCTTTTGTGGACTGCCTCCGCCACCGGCCCAACGCCTTCGAAGCCACCGGCAAGCGGACCAAGACCTTCTGGCTTGCCCTCACCGGTGGTGCAACCGCCGTGGGCCTGATCTCGCTGCTGGGCGCTGGTGGAGGCATCTTCAGCACCCTCGGCCTGTTCGGGCTCGCCGCTGTCGTAGCAGCCTCCGTCTACCTGGCCGACGTCCGGCCTGCAGTGAAGGACGCCGGCCGGGGCGGCAGCCGCAACATGGGTCCCTACGGCCCCTGGTGA
- a CDS encoding class I SAM-dependent methyltransferase — protein sequence MVQKAERVNAPQLSGRSAVARQGRPVGNVTRGTTNPNRMRRVDRWLAGPQAWRLRRASEPLVVDLGYGATPATAVELYERLAVVRPDVRVCGIEIEPERVRAAIPLQRPGLTFHVGGFELPVPGRPVLVRAFNVLRQYEEADVAGIWRLVQDRLAPGGLFVDGTCDEIGRRVTWVALDRDRPLSLSISVRFGSFDLPSDVAERLPKALIHRNVPGEPVHTFMQAMDRAWLGSAALAPFGNRQRWVGMCRSLRTAGWPIQDGPGRWRLGELTVDWESVAPLHAAG from the coding sequence GTGGTTCAAAAGGCTGAACGGGTCAATGCCCCGCAACTTTCCGGCAGGTCCGCCGTCGCCAGGCAGGGGCGGCCGGTGGGCAACGTGACCCGCGGCACCACCAATCCCAACCGGATGCGCCGCGTGGACCGCTGGCTGGCCGGACCGCAGGCCTGGCGGCTGAGGAGGGCATCCGAGCCGCTCGTGGTGGACCTGGGCTATGGCGCAACGCCGGCAACCGCCGTCGAACTTTATGAAAGGCTCGCCGTGGTCCGGCCTGACGTGCGCGTCTGCGGCATTGAAATTGAGCCGGAGCGCGTCCGGGCGGCGATTCCGCTGCAGCGTCCCGGACTGACGTTCCACGTGGGCGGCTTTGAATTGCCTGTTCCCGGGCGCCCCGTCCTGGTCCGGGCCTTCAACGTCCTGCGGCAGTACGAAGAGGCTGACGTAGCGGGGATTTGGCGGCTGGTGCAGGACCGGTTGGCGCCTGGCGGCCTGTTCGTCGACGGCACGTGTGATGAGATCGGGCGGCGCGTGACCTGGGTGGCGCTGGACCGGGACCGCCCGCTGTCCCTCAGCATCTCCGTCCGATTCGGGAGCTTCGACCTGCCATCCGACGTCGCCGAACGGCTTCCCAAAGCCCTGATTCACCGCAACGTCCCCGGCGAACCTGTTCACACTTTCATGCAGGCGATGGACCGGGCTTGGCTTGGGAGCGCGGCGCTGGCCCCTTTTGGCAACAGGCAGCGCTGGGTAGGCATGTGCAGGAGCCTGCGCACCGCAGGGTGGCCGATCCAGGACGGACCGGGCAGGTGGCGGCTGGGTGAGCTGACGGTGGACTGGGAGTCCGTGGCGCCGTTACATGCGGCCGGGTGA
- a CDS encoding phosphoglyceromutase, producing MTYKLILLRHGHSEWNAKNLFTGWVDVDLNDQGRAEAARGGELLVENNILPDVLYTSLLKRAINTANIALDKADRGWIPVKRDWRLNERHYGALQGKDKAQTLAEFGEEQFMEWRRSYDTPPPPLSDDSEFSQAHDPRYADLGDALPRTECLKDVLVRLLPYWESDIKEDLKAGKTVLVTAHGNSLRALVKHLDGISDEAIAGLNIPTGIPLVYDLDEDFQPIKPGGTYLDPEAAEQAILAVANQGKK from the coding sequence ATGACTTACAAGCTGATTCTGCTGCGCCACGGCCACAGCGAATGGAACGCCAAGAACCTGTTCACCGGCTGGGTGGACGTTGACCTGAACGACCAGGGCCGCGCGGAAGCAGCGCGCGGAGGTGAGCTGCTGGTAGAGAACAACATCCTCCCGGACGTGCTCTACACCTCCCTGCTGAAGCGGGCCATCAACACGGCCAATATCGCCCTGGACAAGGCGGACCGCGGCTGGATCCCGGTCAAGCGCGACTGGCGCCTGAACGAACGCCACTACGGTGCGCTGCAGGGCAAGGACAAGGCCCAGACCCTGGCCGAGTTCGGCGAGGAGCAGTTCATGGAATGGCGCCGCTCCTACGACACCCCGCCGCCGCCGCTGTCCGATGACTCCGAGTTCTCGCAGGCGCACGATCCCCGCTACGCGGACCTGGGCGATGCCCTCCCGCGCACCGAGTGCCTGAAGGACGTCCTGGTGCGGCTCCTGCCCTACTGGGAATCGGACATCAAGGAAGACCTCAAGGCCGGCAAGACCGTCCTGGTCACCGCACACGGCAACTCGCTCCGGGCTCTGGTCAAGCACCTGGACGGCATCAGCGACGAGGCCATCGCCGGCCTGAACATCCCCACCGGCATCCCGCTGGTGTACGACCTCGACGAGGACTTCCAGCCGATCAAGCCGGGCGGCACCTACCTCGATCCCGAGGCCGCAGAGCAGGCCATCCTGGCCGTTGCCAACCAGGGCAAGAAATAA
- the phoU gene encoding phosphate signaling complex protein PhoU: MRKVFQEELTQVGDQLVEISRLVSEAMAKATTSFQVADVDLAQDVIAADARIDFLQNSLDERAIDILALQGPVASDLRMIVGSLRMSASLERMGDLARHIAQLARLRYPSMVIPESMTDTFNRMAELDQEIADKLTVLLESRDLEVARDILKANTAINDLHLSVFKAIAAPDWSGSPATTVDVALASRYFERFADHGVSVAQKVTYLVTGAWQPNATEHS; encoded by the coding sequence GTGCGTAAGGTTTTTCAGGAAGAGCTTACCCAAGTCGGTGACCAGCTGGTGGAGATTTCCCGGCTGGTCAGCGAAGCGATGGCCAAGGCCACTACCTCCTTCCAGGTAGCGGACGTGGATCTCGCCCAGGACGTCATCGCAGCCGATGCGCGCATTGACTTCCTGCAGAACAGCCTGGATGAGCGGGCAATCGACATTCTGGCGCTGCAGGGCCCCGTCGCCAGCGACCTGCGCATGATCGTGGGTTCCCTCCGGATGAGCGCCTCCCTGGAGCGGATGGGCGATCTGGCCCGCCACATCGCCCAGCTGGCCCGCCTCCGCTACCCCTCCATGGTGATTCCGGAGTCCATGACGGACACGTTCAACCGGATGGCCGAACTGGACCAGGAAATCGCGGACAAGCTGACGGTACTGCTGGAGAGCCGCGACCTTGAGGTGGCCCGGGACATCCTTAAGGCCAACACCGCCATCAATGATCTGCACCTGAGCGTGTTCAAGGCCATCGCGGCTCCCGACTGGTCCGGGTCGCCCGCCACCACCGTGGACGTAGCCCTTGCCAGCCGTTACTTCGAGCGGTTCGCGGACCACGGCGTTTCCGTCGCCCAGAAGGTGACCTACCTGGTCACAGGCGCGTGGCAGCCGAACGCCACCGAGCACAGCTAA